Part of the Candidatus Neomarinimicrobiota bacterium genome, ACCATCCCTTCTCTCAGGGAGAGGTGGGGCGGTGCGGGGTTGCCATCAGCAGTCTCGACGATATGGAGATCATGTTTCAGGGGATCGATCTTGGCAGGGTGAGCGTTTCACAGACCATTAACGGTCCCGCCATTGTTCTTCTCGCCTTCTACATCGCCGTGGCGGAAAACCGGGGTGTTCCCCTCACGGAATTAAGGGGAACCCTGCAGAATGATATTTTGAAAGAATTCATCGCCCAGAAGGAGTGGATTTTTCCCCCCGGGCCTCACATGCGACTTATCGTTGACACCATCGAGTTTTGTACGGAGCGAATGCCTAAGTTCAATCCGATTTCGGTGAGCGGTTATCACATTCGAGAAGCCGGATCAACCGCGGCTCAGGAACTTGCTTTTACTCTCCTGGATGGGTTCACCTACGTGGAACATGCGCTCGAAAGGGGCATTCATATCGATGACTTCGCACCCAGACTATCATTCTTCTTTAATTCCCATCTCGATTTCTTTGAAGAAATCGCTAAGTTCCGTGCGTCAAGGCGGATCTGGGCGCGGCGAATGAGGGAACACTACGGGGCGAAGGATCCCCGGTCATCGAAGCTCCGATTTCACACCCAGACGGCAGGATGTACCCTTACAGCCCAGCAGCCGGAGGTTAATGTGGCCCGGACCGGATTCCAGGCCCTGGCAGGAGTTTTGGGTGGCACCCAGTCCCTTCATACGAATTCCATGGATGAGACCCTGGCCCTCCCGACTGAAAAAGCGGCTGAGATCGCGCTGAGAACTCAACAACTGATTGCCCATGAAACCGGAGTTGCCAACGTGGCTGATCCTCTGGGAGGGTCCTGGTATGTTGAATCTATCACGGACAGAATGGAAGAAAAGGCTGAGGAGTACTTCAGCAAAGTCGCCGAGTTGGGAGGAGTCATCCGCGCCATTGAAGACGGATTCTTCCAGCGGGAGATTGCCAGGTCAGCTTTCGATTACGAGAAAAAGGTGAACGAAAAAGAGAGGATTGTGGTGGGTGTAAATGAATTTGTAAAAGAGGGAGAAAAGCCAGAAATTCCAATCCTCGAAATCGGAAAAGGAGCGGAGATGAGGCAAACTGAGAACCTGGCTCAATTGCGAGGCCGAAGGGAATCTCACGCTGTTGATCAGGCACTGAAAAACATTGAGAAGGCCGCGGCATCAGATGAGAATCTTGTACCCCTCGTCGTTGAAGCGGCAAAGGCCGACGCGACGCTTGGTGAAATTGTGAGCAGTATGAAGATGGTCTTTGGTGAATGGCAAGAATCGGCCGTTTTCTAAGATTCAGAAGATAAGAGCGGGGAGTCGAGGATGAAAATAAACAGGAAATTTCCCGTCGTCATCGCGGGTATCGCGGCCCTTCTTGTTCTCTGGGTGGCCGTGGGGTTTGAAGGAAATGAGCTACCCTACCTCACCATTGAGGAGCTGCAAGAGACTGGGACGTCAGAATCGGCCAAGCGTTTCCGGCTGGGAGGGAATGTCCAGGAGGGATCAGTTGTGAGAGCCGAGGAGAATCCACTGGACCTTTCCTTTAACCTGAGTCAGGGAGGCGAGACTCTGCCCGTCAGATACCACAAAATAGTTCCGGATATGTTCAAAGAGGGTGGCGAGGTCATTGTGGAGGGATACTATGTTGACGGAGAGTTTCGGGCGGATAACCTGATGACGAAATGTGCATCCCGATATGAGGGAGACCTGCGGGAAGCCGAATCCTCTGGTTAATCCTGTGGACTGTTGAGCCATGAACACGATGCCTCTCTACGGGGCGACTCTTCTTAATCTCTCTCTGGGTCTTGCCGTTCTTTCTCTGCTGATCCTGACGCTGTACGTCAAAAGAGGTGACTACCGTCTTTTCCTCACGGGTCAGCGAGCTGCCCTGGGTGCCTCCTTTCTCATACTCCTGGCCACTACCACGCTCCTGGCCAGCCTGGTGCGGGGCAATTTCGATGTCGATTTTGTGGCACGGTACACCAGCTCGGCCACCCCTTTAACCTTCAAATTTGCTGCCCTGTGGGCCGGCCAATCGGGATCGCTTCTCTTCTGGCTGCTAATTCTGTCTCTCTATGCCACGATCGTGATTTTCCAGAACCGGAATCGTCATCGCGTGTTGATGCCCTATGTGATCATAACCCTGGTAACCATCCAGTTGTTCTTCTTGCTGCTTGTGAATTTTGTATCAAATCCCTTCGCTCCTGTAGAAGTTGATTTCGCGATTCAGGACGGATTGGGACTGAATCCCCTTCTCCAAAACTGGGTCATGGCAATCCATCCTCCCATGCTCTATCTTGGCTATGTGGGATTTTCTGTCCCCTTCGCTTTTGCCATTGCCTCTCTTCTCTCAGGGAAACTCGATGCCCTCTGGGTCAGAACCATCCGGCGCTGGACCCTTTTCACCTGGCTGGTGCTCGGGTGCGGCGTTCTGCTCGGAGGCTATTGGGCCTATAACGAATTGGGCTGGGGAGGATATTGGGCGTGGGATCCTGTTGAAAATGCTTCACTTATGCCATGGCTTACCGGCACCGCTTTTGTCCACAGCATCATTATTCAGGAAAAAAAGAACATGCTGCGTGTCTGGAATATGATCCTTATCATCGCGACATTTGTCCTCACGATTTTTGGTACGTTCCTGACCCGCAGCGGTGTCGTCTCATCGGTTCATTCCTTTACCCAGTCATCTCTCGGTCCCATGTTTCTGGGATTTGTTCTTCTTATCGTTTCGGTGAGCGTTTTCCTTCTCGTGAAACGTCTTCAGGACCTCCGGTCGGAAACGCGGATGAAATCATTTCTCTCAAGAGAGAGTGGTTTCCTGTTCAACAACGTAATCTTTGTAAGCCTCTGCTTCGTTGTGATCTGGGGGACTCTCTTCCCGATCGTTTCTGAAGCCGTGCGGGGTACCCAGATCAGCGTCGGTATCCCTTTCTTCAACCAGATAGCCGTACCTCTGGGACTCCTCCTGCTTCTGTTGGCGGGCGTCGGGCCACTTCTGGCATGGAGGAAGACGTCAAGGGAGAGTCTGATCAGAAATTTCTCCGTACCCGTGCTAATCGGTCTTACAGCTTTTCTGGTCTCCACCTTTTTCGGTATCCGATCCTTTTACCCCTCGGTCACCATCGCTTTCAGCTTCTTCGTTTTGGGCGCAATTGGACTTGAGTTCTACCGGGGTATCCGGGTCAGGATGAAGAAGTTTCGGGAAAACATTTTCCAGGCACTGATGAAAATGGTATCGAAGAATCGATCCCGGTATGGCGGATACATTGTCCATACGGGCATCGTGCTCATGTTCATCGGCTTTGTGGGAAAAGCTTTTGATGCCGAGCAGGACTGGACAATGCGAGTGGGAGATGAGGTTCGGCTGGCGGACTATACGATCAGTTTGAGTAACCTGAGAGAGGAGGAACGGCCGAACCATTATGCGTGGATTGCTTCCCTCGTCGTGACTAAGGGCGAAAGGGAGATAACCCGACTTTATCCTGAAAAACGTATCTACTTCCATCGCAACCCCGATCCGAACCGGAGACAACCCCACAGCGAACTGGATATTTACTCCACCTTGAAGGAAGACATATATGCCGTATTTGGCGGCATAGACACCGGGGAAAACCTCGTGTCCATGAAAATCATGGTTAACCGATTGGTCAGATGGGTATGGATAGGCGGCTACCTGCTGCTCCTGGGCACCATTATTGCACTCTGGTCGCCACGGAAAAAACTAAAAAGTTAGGCGGTATGTTTTCTTTTTTCATGATTGTCCTGACCTTCCTCGTGGTGGGCGGATTTGTCATTCAACCTCTTCTCATGAAAAGGGTGGAGAATCCTTCCAGCGGCGACGCGTCTGCAACCATTCTGAACCGGCAGAAGGAGGTCATCTACAAGCAGATTAAGGAGGCGGAAATGGAGTTCGAGATGGGCAATCTGGCGAAGGAGGATTTCGAGCGTACTCGAAATCAGTTGAAGGAAGAAGCCACTCACATCCTGCAGAAGATGCGAAAAACGGGCGAAAAGTCAGTGTAGTGCCCTCTGATTGAATCTTTTCCACTCCCCATAATTCACAGGTTCCACCAATCATGATGTCCGTAGAGAATCTCAGAAAAACCTATCACCTTCGTCCCGTGCTTAGAGATGTCACCTTCCAGGTCGGGGAGGCGGCATCCGTGGGCATATTCGGGAAGAATGGGGCGGGGAAGACAACACTTCTGAAAGTTATTGCAAGAATCTGTTCGTGCGATGGAGGTGATGTGAGATTCGACGGCCGTTCCATCATGAAAGGTCCCGCTTCGAACCGGCAGGGTATTCTATACCTTGGTCATCAGCCTAACCTGTATCCCATCCTCACGGCTGAGGAGAACTTGAGGTTCGTCTGCCGCCTTTACGGGCTGGCCATTTCGGAAGAGGAACTGCTGGCTACACTTGAGGAGGTGGGGTTGGTCCGTCAGCGGTGGGACCCCATCCGGTACTATTCGCGCGGAATGCTTCAAAGGCTTGGAATTGCAAAGGCAATGGCTGTCCCCTGGAGGCTCCTACTCATGGATGAACCTGTCACAGGCCTGGATGAGAAGGGAATTGAACTCCTCGAAAGATTCATCCTGCGGTGTCAGGAACAACAAAAGAGCTTGATCGTCGTTTCCCACCAACTCTCCTGGCTCGAAAGGTTCTGTTCTTCCATTCTCAATCTCGTAGACGGCGAAGTTCACGAAATCTCACCCCGGTGAATAGATAGAAAGACCGAAACTTGTTCCTGACTGTCCTCAAAAAAGACTTACTGGTGGAGCTTCGAAGCAAGGAAATCGTTATCTCCATGATCGCCTTTGGAGTTTCAGTAATTCTGCTCTATTCATTCTCTTTCAATCAGTCCCCCGAGACGTTTTCTATCTTCTCAGCGGGACTGTTGTGGATGGTTTTCCTTTTCATTTCAGTCCTCGGCCTGCACCGTTCGTTTTCCCTCGAAAAGGAGTTTGATGCCATGGGCCTCATGCTGTCTGCTCCCGTCGACCGGTCGTACATTTTCTTGAGCAAATGGTTGAGCGGTCTGGCTTTCCTCCTGGTTTCGCAATCTGTCATTGTTCCTCTGTTCTGGCTATTCCTCCATCTCCCCATTCCTGGAAATCTGGGAGGTTGGATCGGGCTGTTCATACTTTCGGATTTGGGGATTACTTCAATTGGCAGTCTCGTTTCCGGCATCACCATGCGGGCAAGAATGGGGGAAATATTACTCCCGATTCTACTGTTTCCCCTGGTTTCTCCCCTTCTCATTGCTGCCGTAAGATCCACCCATGCCCTCATGAATAACCAGGACTTTGGTGAGTGGAGAATCTGGATACAATTGATGACAACATTTGTGGTTGCGTTTGCTCTAATGGGATACGTAATCTTTGATCATGTGAGTGAACAATGAGGAAACCGTTCCACTCCAAAACAAGTTCCCGTATTATGTTGGCCGTTATCTCCACAATGGCCATCGCGGGTCTCTTTCTCGTGCTGGAGTTCACTCCCTCCATCAGTGGGCAGGCGGGGGACGTTATGGCTCAGAAGATCTTCTATTACCATGTCCCCTCGGCCTGGACGACCGGACTGGCTTATTTTGTTGTCATGATCGCGGGCATCCAGTTCTTGAGGACGGGTGACCACAAGTGGGATTGGGTGGGACTTGCTTCGGCGGAAATCGGTACGCTTTTCTGCGCTCTTGTTCTTATTACCGGTCCTATATGGGGAAAGGCCGCCTGGGGTCAGCCCTGGACGTGGGAACCCCGTCTGGTTACAACACTTATCCTATTCTTGATCTACGTTGGTTATTTCATGCTGCGCCAGTTTGGGGGTCATTACGAAAGGGCGGCGAGGAACTCGGCAGTCCTGGGAATATTGGCGTTCGTGGACGTCCCCATCGTCTACGTTTC contains:
- a CDS encoding methylmalonyl-CoA mutase family protein — encoded protein: HPFSQGEVGRCGVAISSLDDMEIMFQGIDLGRVSVSQTINGPAIVLLAFYIAVAENRGVPLTELRGTLQNDILKEFIAQKEWIFPPGPHMRLIVDTIEFCTERMPKFNPISVSGYHIREAGSTAAQELAFTLLDGFTYVEHALERGIHIDDFAPRLSFFFNSHLDFFEEIAKFRASRRIWARRMREHYGAKDPRSSKLRFHTQTAGCTLTAQQPEVNVARTGFQALAGVLGGTQSLHTNSMDETLALPTEKAAEIALRTQQLIAHETGVANVADPLGGSWYVESITDRMEEKAEEYFSKVAELGGVIRAIEDGFFQREIARSAFDYEKKVNEKERIVVGVNEFVKEGEKPEIPILEIGKGAEMRQTENLAQLRGRRESHAVDQALKNIEKAAASDENLVPLVVEAAKADATLGEIVSSMKMVFGEWQESAVF
- a CDS encoding cytochrome c maturation protein CcmE, whose protein sequence is MKINRKFPVVIAGIAALLVLWVAVGFEGNELPYLTIEELQETGTSESAKRFRLGGNVQEGSVVRAEENPLDLSFNLSQGGETLPVRYHKIVPDMFKEGGEVIVEGYYVDGEFRADNLMTKCASRYEGDLREAESSG
- a CDS encoding heme lyase CcmF/NrfE family subunit, which encodes MNTMPLYGATLLNLSLGLAVLSLLILTLYVKRGDYRLFLTGQRAALGASFLILLATTTLLASLVRGNFDVDFVARYTSSATPLTFKFAALWAGQSGSLLFWLLILSLYATIVIFQNRNRHRVLMPYVIITLVTIQLFFLLLVNFVSNPFAPVEVDFAIQDGLGLNPLLQNWVMAIHPPMLYLGYVGFSVPFAFAIASLLSGKLDALWVRTIRRWTLFTWLVLGCGVLLGGYWAYNELGWGGYWAWDPVENASLMPWLTGTAFVHSIIIQEKKNMLRVWNMILIIATFVLTIFGTFLTRSGVVSSVHSFTQSSLGPMFLGFVLLIVSVSVFLLVKRLQDLRSETRMKSFLSRESGFLFNNVIFVSLCFVVIWGTLFPIVSEAVRGTQISVGIPFFNQIAVPLGLLLLLLAGVGPLLAWRKTSRESLIRNFSVPVLIGLTAFLVSTFFGIRSFYPSVTIAFSFFVLGAIGLEFYRGIRVRMKKFRENIFQALMKMVSKNRSRYGGYIVHTGIVLMFIGFVGKAFDAEQDWTMRVGDEVRLADYTISLSNLREEERPNHYAWIASLVVTKGEREITRLYPEKRIYFHRNPDPNRRQPHSELDIYSTLKEDIYAVFGGIDTGENLVSMKIMVNRLVRWVWIGGYLLLLGTIIALWSPRKKLKS
- a CDS encoding ABC transporter ATP-binding protein; amino-acid sequence: MMSVENLRKTYHLRPVLRDVTFQVGEAASVGIFGKNGAGKTTLLKVIARICSCDGGDVRFDGRSIMKGPASNRQGILYLGHQPNLYPILTAEENLRFVCRLYGLAISEEELLATLEEVGLVRQRWDPIRYYSRGMLQRLGIAKAMAVPWRLLLMDEPVTGLDEKGIELLERFILRCQEQQKSLIVVSHQLSWLERFCSSILNLVDGEVHEISPR
- a CDS encoding heme exporter protein CcmB, whose amino-acid sequence is MFLTVLKKDLLVELRSKEIVISMIAFGVSVILLYSFSFNQSPETFSIFSAGLLWMVFLFISVLGLHRSFSLEKEFDAMGLMLSAPVDRSYIFLSKWLSGLAFLLVSQSVIVPLFWLFLHLPIPGNLGGWIGLFILSDLGITSIGSLVSGITMRARMGEILLPILLFPLVSPLLIAAVRSTHALMNNQDFGEWRIWIQLMTTFVVAFALMGYVIFDHVSEQ
- the ccsA gene encoding cytochrome c biogenesis protein CcsA — translated: MRKPFHSKTSSRIMLAVISTMAIAGLFLVLEFTPSISGQAGDVMAQKIFYYHVPSAWTTGLAYFVVMIAGIQFLRTGDHKWDWVGLASAEIGTLFCALVLITGPIWGKAAWGQPWTWEPRLVTTLILFLIYVGYFMLRQFGGHYERAARNSAVLGILAFVDVPIVYVSLKFWSEETQAHPQAQMGGQSTTILWIFLFVLSTFALLSVHMIRYRIHLLSLRNELLTGNHGI